The sequence below is a genomic window from Actinomycetota bacterium.
TGAATGCATTACTCAGTAGAGGAGCTTCTTTACCTCCTCCACCGTGGGTACTCTTCCAGATACTACAACCTTGCCATCCACAATCATTGCTGGTATCATCATTACACCGAGCTTTGCATATTCTCTTACATCATAAAGGTGAGAGATATCGGTGGCAAGGTTCAGTTCAGCACAGGCATCAATCACGTTCTTTTCTGTTAAAGATAATTTT
It includes:
- a CDS encoding thioredoxin family protein: KLSLTEKNVIDACAELNLATDISHLYDVREYAKLGVMMIPAMIVDGKVVVSGRVPTVEEVKKLLY